A single Bemisia tabaci unplaced genomic scaffold, PGI_BMITA_v3 DNA region contains:
- the LOC140225813 gene encoding Fanconi anemia group D2 protein-like isoform X2: MYKRRPKGLGVGLRAPSQKPSVQPPSDSSQSSVGSALQDIQNRPSSTSSDGTTILSQDFFDKIPPASTPKKGTENIPDSDPVDEGMDTDELMNVFKSPGKPPRSPEPRAKKVKRDHGKSKEQYKEMHSKQILSYMEDIVVTAGFFLQQDDSPNILNEDQAIFINNVSKAMKSGPVDKNVSIFMKDFEKYHEDRKLLFKALSPTQTGEDCNIARGHTQDSLVHLLLQVDCLEPKLMEYLLEKMGEIAMDEDSDSDVSTVTWIRMILQSFRFLNKISDPGKMNTQLFDIIHACDNPVVQREIIVCLPDIIGDMDHFNAASELSKLLREKPALTTAVLDALTNLSLQSETRVEVQQSLLRSLRRAPVEYLPSMVKFLVSVSSVDEANEVINGLRLELFPSVIPALSQTRTQNAKPADIASSKKLCFNMIRYGLLVSKVLADTWLKNIENISNPGGMKALDVVVLLIMYSIAANTTRKTKLETLFRTKIVKGVLKIAVMEDVFESFLLIVEDNFASLMKIASVLLKCPEVVVTEFASDLYCNCFSHVSGQWCKWIVTELLMYVGAGDAMHTRSALQILNQLAETQLSKLKNFAVLLTSLLNKLNEIGLNEVRMLMDTLSRIAYSSVSDDVNTDCYALQDELNMLARKQLASSQVSTVRNGVVSTVMIIKHIASVPNSEENEWPDRASEIDVPLTDRAKRAFPLLDLVMASTRLNPEAQGLFFDQLSKLIFRTKNLDRVLLYRVSVAMKNNLQESFLISVPDFSRKENTFEYALQFSLEENEEDGIALDLTSLVIKDHEKRIPVDSVLFPLLILPSLVRLLRALESEDLSEIDALLVCPVAMPTLETLDEFLNLSPDDQTVVMNSLFYCVNWYREIINAFSCFIRKENGDKVVMRLRLIIWLQNQISRCLPKMIIPDYCPPMAHFHTAVKSPVTSADKGKKKGAKKGGKKRKSKKLDKTAASTSKANENTVLSGCTQNKDNAADETEDQPEVEKLADLSVYSNFFRELDVDVWLLLTYKLTINQTPPSNGNFSPELGPNELLFLLEDFVFKVEHCLAAVKKFSHLKTANTVPIGIDSISSIPAVSIIKNCLRLLPNLCGHRNTILEYSKNLLLVNDHILDNRGMFMPESKNIKQCLGLIFRALTAIFSWNGFKSQQHHELFKTGLVRLAQDSDATEASSDMTVDELAAECCKYLVSIEEHILHLASAQSLVSFYQALAKHLNEETTNEALGKICLKFLKRRWYDLDGTEEQGSIYNKVIEAFLYNYLSMTEDQLSLLEEFISLVEAEAADLSSKDSRLESFPTISKTNFPVLMKALCKSIESAIRQGLDSADSDVEKLEVWTKATNILEKVVKLVKTFDGRQNLVAFVSSSLGILRLFNSQAVPVCSVMFRTKNAEVSQALKRFQTLTRYVQTVCNHVKVASDTALAKKLPQIRMALETVVLQVKNLVVLNGCTDAFFLGSMRNKNLKGEEIPTQSTVADEDSDSNQGGDANSDDEGDASGNEDNNSSSDKSDDESAMEEDRTYSSSH, from the exons ATGTACAAAAGAAGACCAAAGGGCTTAGGAGTCGGACTCCGAGCGCCCTCACAGAAGCCATCTGTTCAGCCTCCCTCAGATTCCTCCCAATCCTCAGTGGGAAGTGCCTTGCAAGACATTCAAAACCGTCCCAGCAGTACCAGTTCAGATGGAACCACCATACTCTCTCAAGActtctttgataaaattcccCCTGCCTCTACGCCGAAAAAAGGAACAGAGAATATTCCTGATTCGGACCCTGTGGATGAAGGCATGGACACAGATGAATTGATGAACGTTTTCAAATCACCTGGTAAACCACCACGGTCTCCTGAACCACGTGCTAAGAAAGTGAAAAGAGACCATGGAAAGAGCAAAGAGCAGTACAAAGAGATGCattcaaaacaaattttatcaTACATGGAAGACATAGTAGTTACGGCAGGATTTTTTTTGCAGCAAGATGATTCGCCAAACATCCTAA ATGAGGACCAGGCGATCTTCATCAATAACGTTTCCAAAGCTATGAAGTCAGGACCTGTTGATAAAAATGTCTCCATTTTTATGAAagactttgaaaaatatcatGAAGACAGGAAGTTACTGTTCAAAGCACTGTCACCTACTCAG ACTGGAGAGGACTGCAACATTGCCCGAGGTCACACACAAGACAGCCTGGTCCATCTTTTGCTCCAAGTGGATTGCCTAGAGCCTAAACTAATGGAATATTTGCTAGAAAAAATGGGCGAAATAGCAATGGATGAAGATTC TGACTCAGATGTCTCTACTGTCACATGGATTCGAATGATTCTTCAGTCCTTCAGGTTTCTCAACAAAATCTCGGACCCAGGCAAAATGAACACACAGCTATTCGATATCATACATGCCTGTGATAATCCTGTG GTACAAAGAGAAATTATTGTATGTCTACCTGACATAATCGGAGACATGGACCATTTCAATGCTGCATCAGAGCTGAG cAAATTGCTAAGAGAAAAACCTGCCTTAACAACCGCTGTGCTGGATGCTCTGACAAATCTTTCACTCCAATCTGAGACGAGGGTAGAAGTGCAGCAGTCACTACTCCGTAGTTTACGGCGAGCTCCTGTCGAATATTTGCCGAGTATGGTTAAGTTCCTTGTATCAGTCTCATCAGTGGACGAAGCAAACGAA GTCATCAATGGTTTGAGGCTtgagcttttcccctctgtGATTCCAGCCTTGTCACAGACACGCACTCAAAATGCCAAACCAGCAGATATTGCCTCCTCCAAGAAACTATGTTTTAACATGATACGTTATGGACTTCTTGTATCCAAAGTTCTAGCAGACACTTggctgaaaaatattgagaatatCTCTAATCCTGGAGGAATGAA GGCACTAGATGTTGTGGTCCTGCTGATCATGTACTCAATTGCTGCCAACACAACAAGAAAGACAAAGCTTGAAACATTGTTCCGCacaaaaattgtcaaaggagttttgaaaattgcagTCATGGAGGATGTTTTTGAGTCTTTCCTTCTG atAGTTGAAGATAATTTTGcatctttgatgaaaattgcatCAGTGCTTCTTAAGTGTCCAGAAGTTGTTGTTACTGAATTTGCATCTGATCTTTACTG CAACTGCTTCAGTCACGTGTCTGGACAATGGTGTAAGTGGATCGTAACGGAGTTATTAATGTATGTTGGCGCAGGCGACGCAATGCACACTCGGTCTGCTCTTCAAATCCTGAATCAGCTGGCCGAAACCCAGCTCAGCAAGCTCAAAAACTTTGCAGTTCTCCTCACATCGCTGCTCAACAAACTCAATGAGATCGGCCTGAATGAGGTTCGTATGCTCATGGACACGCTCTCGCGCATCGCATATTCCTCCGTCAGCGATGATGTCAACACGGACTGTTATGCACTTCAAGATGAGCTCAATATGCTGGCACGTAAACAGCTGGCCAGTTCACAAGTCAGTACAGTGCGCAACGGAGTGGTGTCAACAGTCATGATCATTAAGCACATAGCCAGTGTCCCCAACAGTGAGGAGAATGAATGGCCTGATCGGGCCAGTGAAATTGACGTGCCACTCACAGATAGAGCAAAAAGAGCTTTTCCTTTGCTAG atctCGTTATGGCCAGTACAAGATTAAACCCTGAAGCACAGGGCTTGTTTTTTGATCAGCTTTCAAAACTCATTTTCCGAACAAAGAATTTGGACCGGGTGCTCTTG TATCGTGTCTCTGTTgccatgaaaaataatttgcagGAGTcctttttgatcagtgtaccaGACTTCTCTAGGAA GGAAAACACTTTTGAATATGCACTTCAGTTCAGTCTGGAAGAGAACGAGGAAGATGGTATTGCTCTGGACCTAACATCTTTAGTCATCAAAGACCATGAAAAGCGTATCCCTGTTGACTCAGT CCTTTTCCCTTTGTTGATTTTGCCGTCTCTGGTGCGACTCTTGCGAGCCCTTGAAAGCGAAGACCTGAGCGAAATTGACGCACTTCTTGTGTGTCCTGTTGCCATGCCCACCTTGGAAACTCTGGACGAATTTCTCAACTTGTCTCCGGATGATCAAACCGTCGTCATGAATTCATTATTCTACTGCGTCAATTGGTACCGAGAGATCATCAATGCATTTTCCTGTTTCATCCGGAAGGAGAATGGAGATAAG GTTGTTATGAGGCTCCGTCTGATCATCTGGTTACAAAATCAAATCTCTCGGTGCTTGCCTAAAATGATCATTCCTGATTATTGCCCGCCAATGGCCCACTTTCATACTGCGGTAAAGTCCCCTGTCACTTCGGCAGACAAAggaaaaaa AAAAGGTGCTAAGAAAGgcggaaagaaaagaaaatccaaGAAGTTGGACAAAACTGCAGCATCCACATCCAAAGCGAACGAGAATACCGTCCTATCTGGTTGCACGCAGAACAAAGATAATGCAGCGGATGAGACCGAAGATCAGCCAGAAGTTGAAAAATTGGCTGATCTGAGCGTGTACAGCAATTTCTTCCGAGAATTGGATGTTGATGTATGGCTTCTATTGACCTACAAATTGACGATCAACCAAACACCGCCCAGT AATGGAAATTTCAGCCCAGAACTCGGACCAAATGAGTTGCTATTTCTTCTCGAAGATTTCGTTTTCAAAGTGGAACACTGTCTGGCAGCTGTAAAGAAATTCTCTCACTTGAAAACAGCCAACACAGTTCCGATTGGCATCGACTCAATATCTTCGATTCCAGCCGTGAGCATCATCAAAAACTGTTTGAGACTGCTTCCAAATCTGTGCGGCCACCGAAATACCATCCTGGAGTATTCCAAAAATCTACTGCTCGTTAACGACCATATCCTTGATAATCGTGGAATGTTCATGCCGGAGAGCAAGAATATCAAACAATGTCTGGGACTCATATTCAGG GCTCTCACAGCAATCTTCTCTTGGAACGGGTTTAAATCGCAGCAGCACCACGAGCTATTCAAGACTGGGTTAGTTCGGTTGGCGCAGGATTCCGATGCAACTGAGGCCAGCTCTGACATGACTGTTGATGAATTGGCCGCTGAGTGTTGCAAGTACCTAGTCAGCATTGAGGAACATATCCTGCATCTGGCATCAGCGCAGAGCCTCGTTTCATTTTACCAAGCTCTTGCCAAGCACCTCAACGAAGAAACTACTAATGAGGCTCTTG gaaaaatttgtctgaaattCCTAAAACGGCGTTGGTACGACCTGGATGGTACTGAAGAGCAAGGTTCGATCTATAACAAAGTGATTGAAGCATTCCTATACAACTATCTTTCCATGACTGAAGATCAGCTGAGTCTTCTCGAAGAGTTCATCTCTCTAGTGGAAGCAGAGGCAGCTGACTTGTCTTCAAAAGATTCTAGATTGGAGTCTTTCCCGACGATAAGCAA GACCAACTTTCCTGTTCTGATGAAGGCACTCTGCAAGTCGATAGAAAGTGCTATTCGCCAGGGGCTAGATTCAGCAGATTCTGACGTTGAAAAACTCGAAGTCTGGACAAAAGCAACCAACATTCTGGAGAAAGTTGTGAAACTAGTCAAAACGTTCGACGGCAGACAGAATCTTGTTGCATTTGTGAGC AGTTCTCTCGGAATTTTGCGACTTTTCAACTCCCAAGCAGTACCTGTCTGCTCTGTCATGTTCCGTACGAAAAATGCAGAAGTCTCTCAAGCTCTAAAAAGATTCCAAACCCTCACTAGATATGTTCAAACAGTCTGCAACCATGTAAAA
- the LOC140225813 gene encoding Fanconi anemia group D2 protein-like isoform X1 — MYKRRPKGLGVGLRAPSQKPSVQPPSDSSQSSVGSALQDIQNRPSSTSSDGTTILSQDFFDKIPPASTPKKGTENIPDSDPVDEGMDTDELMNVFKSPGKPPRSPEPRAKKVKRDHGKSKEQYKEMHSKQILSYMEDIVVTAGFFLQQDDSPNILNEDQAIFINNVSKAMKSGPVDKNVSIFMKDFEKYHEDRKLLFKALSPTQTGEDCNIARGHTQDSLVHLLLQVDCLEPKLMEYLLEKMGEIAMDEDSSDSDVSTVTWIRMILQSFRFLNKISDPGKMNTQLFDIIHACDNPVVQREIIVCLPDIIGDMDHFNAASELSKLLREKPALTTAVLDALTNLSLQSETRVEVQQSLLRSLRRAPVEYLPSMVKFLVSVSSVDEANEVINGLRLELFPSVIPALSQTRTQNAKPADIASSKKLCFNMIRYGLLVSKVLADTWLKNIENISNPGGMKALDVVVLLIMYSIAANTTRKTKLETLFRTKIVKGVLKIAVMEDVFESFLLIVEDNFASLMKIASVLLKCPEVVVTEFASDLYCNCFSHVSGQWCKWIVTELLMYVGAGDAMHTRSALQILNQLAETQLSKLKNFAVLLTSLLNKLNEIGLNEVRMLMDTLSRIAYSSVSDDVNTDCYALQDELNMLARKQLASSQVSTVRNGVVSTVMIIKHIASVPNSEENEWPDRASEIDVPLTDRAKRAFPLLDLVMASTRLNPEAQGLFFDQLSKLIFRTKNLDRVLLYRVSVAMKNNLQESFLISVPDFSRKENTFEYALQFSLEENEEDGIALDLTSLVIKDHEKRIPVDSVLFPLLILPSLVRLLRALESEDLSEIDALLVCPVAMPTLETLDEFLNLSPDDQTVVMNSLFYCVNWYREIINAFSCFIRKENGDKVVMRLRLIIWLQNQISRCLPKMIIPDYCPPMAHFHTAVKSPVTSADKGKKKGAKKGGKKRKSKKLDKTAASTSKANENTVLSGCTQNKDNAADETEDQPEVEKLADLSVYSNFFRELDVDVWLLLTYKLTINQTPPSNGNFSPELGPNELLFLLEDFVFKVEHCLAAVKKFSHLKTANTVPIGIDSISSIPAVSIIKNCLRLLPNLCGHRNTILEYSKNLLLVNDHILDNRGMFMPESKNIKQCLGLIFRALTAIFSWNGFKSQQHHELFKTGLVRLAQDSDATEASSDMTVDELAAECCKYLVSIEEHILHLASAQSLVSFYQALAKHLNEETTNEALGKICLKFLKRRWYDLDGTEEQGSIYNKVIEAFLYNYLSMTEDQLSLLEEFISLVEAEAADLSSKDSRLESFPTISKTNFPVLMKALCKSIESAIRQGLDSADSDVEKLEVWTKATNILEKVVKLVKTFDGRQNLVAFVSSSLGILRLFNSQAVPVCSVMFRTKNAEVSQALKRFQTLTRYVQTVCNHVKVASDTALAKKLPQIRMALETVVLQVKNLVVLNGCTDAFFLGSMRNKNLKGEEIPTQSTVADEDSDSNQGGDANSDDEGDASGNEDNNSSSDKSDDESAMEEDRTYSSSH, encoded by the exons ATGTACAAAAGAAGACCAAAGGGCTTAGGAGTCGGACTCCGAGCGCCCTCACAGAAGCCATCTGTTCAGCCTCCCTCAGATTCCTCCCAATCCTCAGTGGGAAGTGCCTTGCAAGACATTCAAAACCGTCCCAGCAGTACCAGTTCAGATGGAACCACCATACTCTCTCAAGActtctttgataaaattcccCCTGCCTCTACGCCGAAAAAAGGAACAGAGAATATTCCTGATTCGGACCCTGTGGATGAAGGCATGGACACAGATGAATTGATGAACGTTTTCAAATCACCTGGTAAACCACCACGGTCTCCTGAACCACGTGCTAAGAAAGTGAAAAGAGACCATGGAAAGAGCAAAGAGCAGTACAAAGAGATGCattcaaaacaaattttatcaTACATGGAAGACATAGTAGTTACGGCAGGATTTTTTTTGCAGCAAGATGATTCGCCAAACATCCTAA ATGAGGACCAGGCGATCTTCATCAATAACGTTTCCAAAGCTATGAAGTCAGGACCTGTTGATAAAAATGTCTCCATTTTTATGAAagactttgaaaaatatcatGAAGACAGGAAGTTACTGTTCAAAGCACTGTCACCTACTCAG ACTGGAGAGGACTGCAACATTGCCCGAGGTCACACACAAGACAGCCTGGTCCATCTTTTGCTCCAAGTGGATTGCCTAGAGCCTAAACTAATGGAATATTTGCTAGAAAAAATGGGCGAAATAGCAATGGATGAAGATTC CAGTGACTCAGATGTCTCTACTGTCACATGGATTCGAATGATTCTTCAGTCCTTCAGGTTTCTCAACAAAATCTCGGACCCAGGCAAAATGAACACACAGCTATTCGATATCATACATGCCTGTGATAATCCTGTG GTACAAAGAGAAATTATTGTATGTCTACCTGACATAATCGGAGACATGGACCATTTCAATGCTGCATCAGAGCTGAG cAAATTGCTAAGAGAAAAACCTGCCTTAACAACCGCTGTGCTGGATGCTCTGACAAATCTTTCACTCCAATCTGAGACGAGGGTAGAAGTGCAGCAGTCACTACTCCGTAGTTTACGGCGAGCTCCTGTCGAATATTTGCCGAGTATGGTTAAGTTCCTTGTATCAGTCTCATCAGTGGACGAAGCAAACGAA GTCATCAATGGTTTGAGGCTtgagcttttcccctctgtGATTCCAGCCTTGTCACAGACACGCACTCAAAATGCCAAACCAGCAGATATTGCCTCCTCCAAGAAACTATGTTTTAACATGATACGTTATGGACTTCTTGTATCCAAAGTTCTAGCAGACACTTggctgaaaaatattgagaatatCTCTAATCCTGGAGGAATGAA GGCACTAGATGTTGTGGTCCTGCTGATCATGTACTCAATTGCTGCCAACACAACAAGAAAGACAAAGCTTGAAACATTGTTCCGCacaaaaattgtcaaaggagttttgaaaattgcagTCATGGAGGATGTTTTTGAGTCTTTCCTTCTG atAGTTGAAGATAATTTTGcatctttgatgaaaattgcatCAGTGCTTCTTAAGTGTCCAGAAGTTGTTGTTACTGAATTTGCATCTGATCTTTACTG CAACTGCTTCAGTCACGTGTCTGGACAATGGTGTAAGTGGATCGTAACGGAGTTATTAATGTATGTTGGCGCAGGCGACGCAATGCACACTCGGTCTGCTCTTCAAATCCTGAATCAGCTGGCCGAAACCCAGCTCAGCAAGCTCAAAAACTTTGCAGTTCTCCTCACATCGCTGCTCAACAAACTCAATGAGATCGGCCTGAATGAGGTTCGTATGCTCATGGACACGCTCTCGCGCATCGCATATTCCTCCGTCAGCGATGATGTCAACACGGACTGTTATGCACTTCAAGATGAGCTCAATATGCTGGCACGTAAACAGCTGGCCAGTTCACAAGTCAGTACAGTGCGCAACGGAGTGGTGTCAACAGTCATGATCATTAAGCACATAGCCAGTGTCCCCAACAGTGAGGAGAATGAATGGCCTGATCGGGCCAGTGAAATTGACGTGCCACTCACAGATAGAGCAAAAAGAGCTTTTCCTTTGCTAG atctCGTTATGGCCAGTACAAGATTAAACCCTGAAGCACAGGGCTTGTTTTTTGATCAGCTTTCAAAACTCATTTTCCGAACAAAGAATTTGGACCGGGTGCTCTTG TATCGTGTCTCTGTTgccatgaaaaataatttgcagGAGTcctttttgatcagtgtaccaGACTTCTCTAGGAA GGAAAACACTTTTGAATATGCACTTCAGTTCAGTCTGGAAGAGAACGAGGAAGATGGTATTGCTCTGGACCTAACATCTTTAGTCATCAAAGACCATGAAAAGCGTATCCCTGTTGACTCAGT CCTTTTCCCTTTGTTGATTTTGCCGTCTCTGGTGCGACTCTTGCGAGCCCTTGAAAGCGAAGACCTGAGCGAAATTGACGCACTTCTTGTGTGTCCTGTTGCCATGCCCACCTTGGAAACTCTGGACGAATTTCTCAACTTGTCTCCGGATGATCAAACCGTCGTCATGAATTCATTATTCTACTGCGTCAATTGGTACCGAGAGATCATCAATGCATTTTCCTGTTTCATCCGGAAGGAGAATGGAGATAAG GTTGTTATGAGGCTCCGTCTGATCATCTGGTTACAAAATCAAATCTCTCGGTGCTTGCCTAAAATGATCATTCCTGATTATTGCCCGCCAATGGCCCACTTTCATACTGCGGTAAAGTCCCCTGTCACTTCGGCAGACAAAggaaaaaa AAAAGGTGCTAAGAAAGgcggaaagaaaagaaaatccaaGAAGTTGGACAAAACTGCAGCATCCACATCCAAAGCGAACGAGAATACCGTCCTATCTGGTTGCACGCAGAACAAAGATAATGCAGCGGATGAGACCGAAGATCAGCCAGAAGTTGAAAAATTGGCTGATCTGAGCGTGTACAGCAATTTCTTCCGAGAATTGGATGTTGATGTATGGCTTCTATTGACCTACAAATTGACGATCAACCAAACACCGCCCAGT AATGGAAATTTCAGCCCAGAACTCGGACCAAATGAGTTGCTATTTCTTCTCGAAGATTTCGTTTTCAAAGTGGAACACTGTCTGGCAGCTGTAAAGAAATTCTCTCACTTGAAAACAGCCAACACAGTTCCGATTGGCATCGACTCAATATCTTCGATTCCAGCCGTGAGCATCATCAAAAACTGTTTGAGACTGCTTCCAAATCTGTGCGGCCACCGAAATACCATCCTGGAGTATTCCAAAAATCTACTGCTCGTTAACGACCATATCCTTGATAATCGTGGAATGTTCATGCCGGAGAGCAAGAATATCAAACAATGTCTGGGACTCATATTCAGG GCTCTCACAGCAATCTTCTCTTGGAACGGGTTTAAATCGCAGCAGCACCACGAGCTATTCAAGACTGGGTTAGTTCGGTTGGCGCAGGATTCCGATGCAACTGAGGCCAGCTCTGACATGACTGTTGATGAATTGGCCGCTGAGTGTTGCAAGTACCTAGTCAGCATTGAGGAACATATCCTGCATCTGGCATCAGCGCAGAGCCTCGTTTCATTTTACCAAGCTCTTGCCAAGCACCTCAACGAAGAAACTACTAATGAGGCTCTTG gaaaaatttgtctgaaattCCTAAAACGGCGTTGGTACGACCTGGATGGTACTGAAGAGCAAGGTTCGATCTATAACAAAGTGATTGAAGCATTCCTATACAACTATCTTTCCATGACTGAAGATCAGCTGAGTCTTCTCGAAGAGTTCATCTCTCTAGTGGAAGCAGAGGCAGCTGACTTGTCTTCAAAAGATTCTAGATTGGAGTCTTTCCCGACGATAAGCAA GACCAACTTTCCTGTTCTGATGAAGGCACTCTGCAAGTCGATAGAAAGTGCTATTCGCCAGGGGCTAGATTCAGCAGATTCTGACGTTGAAAAACTCGAAGTCTGGACAAAAGCAACCAACATTCTGGAGAAAGTTGTGAAACTAGTCAAAACGTTCGACGGCAGACAGAATCTTGTTGCATTTGTGAGC AGTTCTCTCGGAATTTTGCGACTTTTCAACTCCCAAGCAGTACCTGTCTGCTCTGTCATGTTCCGTACGAAAAATGCAGAAGTCTCTCAAGCTCTAAAAAGATTCCAAACCCTCACTAGATATGTTCAAACAGTCTGCAACCATGTAAAA